The genomic interval AAGGAAAGATTATCGAATGTCCACTTTGTCGCGCAAGATATGATGTAACTTTAGGTAAGAAGCTATCAGATCCCAAGATGGACATGACAGAAGGGATCAAGAAAAAGTTACCAGCAGATTTCTTGAAAATGTATAGAAAGATAAATGAAATGATGAATCATATTGAGACTCTTGATCTCCATACATATGAGACAAAAATTAAATCAGGCAAGGTATTTATAAAGCTGTCTCCTTCCGAAATGTTTAAACCTCCGCCCCCCATGGTCCACCCACCACCTGAGGAACTTGCGGAAATGTTTGAAGCTGCGGCACCCGCTTGCCACTCGCCATCTCATGAACATGCGGAAAAGGTTAAACCTTCGCCACCTATGCGACACTCACCATCTAAGTCAGATTTCTCAGTTAGCAGAAAAACAACACATACACACGCTAGAAAACCAACTGCGAAATACTGTTGGAATTGTGGGAATTCCATACTTGAAGGAGTACGATTCTGTGATAAATGTGGTAGTTCTCAAATCCAGAACCCTACTCTAATCTCTGCGGTTTTCTGAAAAAAAATCTGCTACAATACAGGATAGAGGGAAAGAGCGAATTAAGCGCACGCTAATTAAATTAGCTTCTCAATTTCTTCAATCAATGTTGAAGAATCTATCACACCAGGATGTTTTAATACAATATTTCCGTTTTGATCAATAATCACTAAAGTTGGAATTACAACAACTTCATGGAATTGAGTAAGTTCAGGTGCATCCTTAGCTAAAATCCAAGTTGCCCCCTCGAATTCTTGAAAGAAAGCCTTGAGTTCCTCATCTGTTTCTGTTGGATCTATTGCCACTGATATAATAACTATCTCTCCTTCATACTCTTGCCATACTTCAACTAACTCTTTCATTTGAATTCGACAAGGTTTACACCAGGTAGCCATGAAATCGAGAACCAAAACTTTACCTTGATAATCGCTCAGATTGAAAGATTGACCATCAATATTCTTTAAAGTAAAATCTTTTGCATATTGGTCTTCAACTCCGGTTTCACTAGTAATAAAGAAGAACAACATTAATGCGATGAAAAGCACAATGACTATGATTATGTAATAATACTTTGGCTTCATAATGCCCTTCTCTTTCTTAACATTCATTATTTTCCAAGCCAGAATTATTTCATAACAATGTTATATAGCGCGCGCGATATGTTTAAAAAACTTTTACGTACTATATATTTTTTAAGGTTGTTACAAACTCAAACATACGTAAAGCATAGATATGAAATAATGAAGGATAGCAAAATAAGAACTCTGTTAATACTTTCCCTATTTTCTCTAATATTTTTCGTGTCATTTCCCTCAGTAAATGCTCAAAATGAATTTAACTGTCCCATACTTGTGAATGAGGTAACCTTGGATGGTGAGTGGGGTGAAGGCGAATGGGACGACGCAGAAGAATTGTTTTTGGAATCTGCTACTGGAGATGAAAGTGAAATTGGATGGATGAGAGTTAAAGTTGACGAATCATACTTCTATGCCATAGTAGATTTTACATCGACCTCAATTCTCGTATGCGGTGATGGCGTTGCTATAATTTTCGATACAGAGTATAATCGTGGAGATAAGCCACAAAAAGATGACATAAGATTCTATGT from Candidatus Bathyarchaeota archaeon carries:
- a CDS encoding Rieske 2Fe-2S domain-containing protein, which codes for MGWVDVANTKDIGKGKMKLIGSEGKKYVVANVNGKFYAFNDRCPHMNAPLHLGVLEGKIIECPLCRARYDVTLGKKLSDPKMDMTEGIKKKLPADFLKMYRKINEMMNHIETLDLHTYETKIKSGKVFIKLSPSEMFKPPPPMVHPPPEELAEMFEAAAPACHSPSHEHAEKVKPSPPMRHSPSKSDFSVSRKTTHTHARKPTAKYCWNCGNSILEGVRFCDKCGSSQIQNPTLISAVF
- a CDS encoding TlpA family protein disulfide reductase, which codes for MNVKKEKGIMKPKYYYIIIVIVLFIALMLFFFITSETGVEDQYAKDFTLKNIDGQSFNLSDYQGKVLVLDFMATWCKPCRIQMKELVEVWQEYEGEIVIISVAIDPTETDEELKAFFQEFEGATWILAKDAPELTQFHEVVVIPTLVIIDQNGNIVLKHPGVIDSSTLIEEIEKLI